In Camelus bactrianus isolate YW-2024 breed Bactrian camel chromosome 28, ASM4877302v1, whole genome shotgun sequence, a single window of DNA contains:
- the IL18RAP gene encoding LOW QUALITY PROTEIN: interleukin-18 receptor accessory protein (The sequence of the model RefSeq protein was modified relative to this genomic sequence to represent the inferred CDS: deleted 1 base in 1 codon) → MLYLGWMLLWLVASGRLEGPDISDCSTKTLPRTYTARCGEEFVLFCDLPEPWKSHSYYRSQLSPTQGSDHLPCSGSKNLSDVQWYLQPQNGGPLVEITQNYPHINKDRRTLHFLTTGMKDAGSYTCRPRIRSPQDEACCVKMILEVKPKTNISCGSPVSYKQSLLLGSMDSIRCPGLSHQSDAQSPEVTWYQNGKLLPEERRSPIEVDEIYDYHQGTYVCDYTRSDNASSWTVRAVVQVKTIVKNTNLKPDILDPVKDTLEAELGKPLTLNCTARFGFEINFKPVIRWYIKDSEQEWEVPVPEEKSVKSTLKDEIIERVFFLKEVTQRDLRRTFTCFAQNSIGNTTHSVQLKEKKGVLFLYILLGTVTSLAGALAAGALLCRYWIELVLLYRTYQSTDETLGDKKEFDAFVSYAKLSSLESEATPSLSEEDLALNLFPEVLENKYGYTLCLLERDVVPGGAYAEDIVSMIKKSRRGVFILSPNYVNGPRIFELQAAVNLALDDQTLKLILIKFSPFQEPECLPHLVKKALRVLPTVTWRGLKSVPPNSRFWTQMRYHMPVKSSKGFTWDQLRIIPRIFSWKRLRKTKATGRSSQPRGWGDEPRTPLPHHPRRGEPWAPPPDPR, encoded by the exons ATGCTTTATTTGGGCTGGATGCTTCTCTGGCTTGTCGCGTCAGGGAGACTGGAAGGACCTGACATCTCAG ACTGCTCCACCAAAACGCTTCCTAGGACATACACTGCAAGATGTGGGGAAGAGTTTGTCTTATTTTGTGATTTGCCAGAGCCATGGAAATCCCACTCCTACTACAGAAGTCAACTCTCACCAACCCAAGGCTCTGATCACCTGCCCTGCAGTGGTAGTAAGAACTTGTCCGATGTCCAATGGTATCTACAACCTCAGAATGGAGGTCCACTAGTAGAAATTACTCAAAACTATCCTCACATCAACAAGGACAGGAGAACCCTTCATTTTTTGACCACAGGGATGAAGGATGCTGGGTCATATACTTGTAGACCTAGGATTAG GAGCCCCCAGGACGAGGCCTGTTGTGTCAAGATGATCTTAGAAGTTAAACCCAAGACAAACATATCCTGTGGGAGCCCCGTGTCATATAAGCAAAGCCTTCTTCTCGGCAGCATGGACTCCATTCGCTGCCCCGGTCTCAGCCACCAAAGTGATGCACAGAGTCCAGAGGTGACCTGGTACCAG AATGGAAAACTACTCCCTGAAGAAAGGCGCAGCCCAATCGAAGTGGATGAAATCTACGACTACCACCAGGGCACGTACGTGTGTGATTACACCCGGTCGGATAATGCAAGTTCATGGACAGTCAGGGCTGTTGTCCAAGTGAAGACCATTG TGAAGAACACTAATCTCAAGCCAGATATTCTGGACCCCGTCAAGGACACACTGGAAGCCGAACTGG GAAAGCCTTTAACTCTTAACTGCACAGCACGATTTGGCTTCGAAATAAACTTTAAACCTGTGATAAGATGGTACATCAAAGATTCTGAGCAGGAGTGGGAAGTCCCAGTGCCTGAGGAGAAAAG tgTTAAATCCACCCTAAAGGATGAAATCATAGAGCGCGTTTTCTTCTTGAAAGAAGTTACTCAGCGTGATCTCCGCAGGACATTCACCTGCTTTGCCCAGAACTCCATTGGGAACACTACCCATTCCGTCcaactaaaagaaaagaaaggag TGCTGTTCCTCTACATCCTCCTCGGCACCGTCACGTCCCTGGCGGGCGCGCTGGCCGCAGGCGCGCTCCTCTGCAGGTACTGGATCGAGCTGGTGCTGCTGTACCGAACCTACCAGAGCACGGACGAGACCCTCGGGG ATAAAAAGGAGTTTGATGCTTTCGTATCTTATGCGAAACTGAGCTCTTTGGAGAGTGAGGCCACTCCGTCTCTGAGCGAGGAAGATCTGGCTCTGAATCTATTCCCTGAAGTTTTGGAAAACAAGTATGGATACACCTTGTGTTTGCTTGAAAGAGACGTGGTCCCAGGAGGAG CGTATGCAGAAGACATTGTGAGCATGATCAAGAAAAGTAGGAGAGGAGTATTTATCTTGAGCCCCAACTATGTCAACGGACCCAGGATCTTTGAACTACAAGCAGCGGTGAATCTCGCCTTGGACGACCAAACACTGAAACTGATTTTAATTAAGTTCTCTCCCTTCCAAGAGCCAGAGTGTCTACCTCATCTAGTGAAAAAAGCTCTCAGGGTTTTGCCCACAGTCACATGGAGGGGCTTAAAATCGGTCCCTCCCAATTCCAGGTTCTGGACCCAAATGCGCTATCATATGCCCGTGAAAAGCTCTAAAGGATTCACATGGGACCAGCTCAGAATTATTCCAAGAATTTTTTCT TGGAAAAGACTCAGGAAAACAAAAGCCACTGGGAGGAGCTCCCAGCCTAGAGGATGGGGGGATGAGCCCcggacccccctcccccaccatcccaGGCGAGGAgagccctgggcccctcccccagATCCCAGGTGA